One Candidatus Zymogenus saltonus DNA segment encodes these proteins:
- a CDS encoding RluA family pseudouridine synthase, with product MENSSPPPNAHQKFTLEVSEEADGLRLDKYLANELQLSDLSRSQIKKIIEDKNILVNGKSCRPSRRLSVGEKIEVTVPPFEAKAIEPEDIDIDIVYEDDDLVVIDKPPGLVVHPGAGKDRGTLISALLFREIPLSRCGPEDRPGIVHRLDKDTSGLIVVAKTDAAHDGLSAQFKAHTTERIYVSLCWGRIGVDNGIIEAPLARHPKDRKRITASRGSGRRAVTEYRVVERFSQITLVELMPKTGRTHQIRVHLAYIGHPVCGDTTYGSMKAARSLSSPMLKKAVLALKRQALHAKVLGFVHPITGERMRFTSDVPADIEEFLKVLRSDG from the coding sequence ATAGAAAACAGCTCCCCCCCGCCAAACGCTCATCAGAAGTTTACCCTTGAGGTCTCCGAAGAAGCGGACGGCCTGCGCCTCGATAAATACCTCGCAAATGAGCTTCAGCTTTCCGACCTTTCAAGATCCCAGATCAAGAAAATTATAGAAGATAAAAACATCCTCGTTAACGGCAAGAGTTGCCGCCCGAGCAGGCGTCTCTCCGTCGGGGAGAAGATTGAGGTTACGGTTCCCCCCTTTGAGGCGAAGGCGATCGAGCCGGAGGATATAGATATTGATATAGTCTATGAGGATGATGACCTTGTGGTAATCGACAAGCCTCCCGGCCTTGTGGTTCATCCCGGGGCCGGAAAAGACAGGGGGACGCTGATCTCGGCCCTCCTCTTTAGGGAGATCCCCCTCTCCCGATGCGGCCCGGAGGACAGGCCGGGGATCGTCCACAGGCTCGATAAGGACACTTCGGGACTAATTGTCGTTGCAAAGACGGATGCCGCCCACGATGGACTCTCGGCGCAGTTCAAGGCCCACACGACGGAGAGGATTTACGTGAGCCTCTGCTGGGGGAGGATAGGCGTTGATAACGGAATAATCGAGGCGCCGCTGGCCAGGCACCCGAAAGACAGAAAGAGGATAACCGCCTCCCGGGGTTCGGGCAGGAGGGCGGTGACCGAATACAGGGTGGTCGAGAGGTTTTCGCAGATAACCTTGGTCGAGCTTATGCCGAAGACCGGGCGCACCCATCAGATTCGCGTCCATCTGGCCTACATCGGCCATCCCGTCTGCGGGGACACGACCTACGGCTCTATGAAGGCGGCGAGATCTCTTTCAAGTCCAATGCTCAAAAAAGCCGTTCTCGCCCTCAAGAGACAGGCCCTTCACGCCAAGGTCTTGGGATTTGTCCATCCCATCACCGGCGAGAGGATGAGGTTTACGTCGGACGTTCCGGCGGATATAGAGGAGTTCCTGAAGGTATTGAGAAGTGATGGTTGA
- a CDS encoding ATP-binding cassette domain-containing protein — MIHLSDVHLSFDSASGIKNRVLNGVDLHIPRGKYAALIGPNGSGKTTIAKIIKGLITPDSGTVKVAGKTISHEELMDNVGLVFSNPENQIVSAVVEEDIAFGLENQGVPTSEMKELVSTALKRLNLYQLRKMPPHHLSGGEQQRLVIAGILVLGSEILILDEATSMLDSKGRRDILSLIRDLNRREGLTVLSITHSLVEAVLSDLVLALDGGEIIFCGPPLEFLFNDGILERLKINLPEFLILIRRLVDEGVDLPPENVGIEGIVNALENVHGGI, encoded by the coding sequence TTGATCCACCTCTCCGATGTTCATTTGTCCTTCGATTCTGCGTCGGGCATAAAAAACCGAGTGCTGAACGGGGTCGATCTCCACATTCCAAGGGGTAAGTACGCCGCCCTTATCGGCCCAAACGGCTCCGGGAAGACCACGATAGCAAAGATCATAAAGGGATTGATCACTCCTGACAGCGGGACGGTAAAGGTCGCAGGCAAGACGATCTCCCACGAGGAATTGATGGACAACGTGGGGCTGGTTTTCTCCAATCCCGAAAACCAGATCGTATCCGCCGTTGTTGAAGAGGATATAGCTTTTGGACTCGAAAATCAGGGGGTCCCGACTTCGGAGATGAAGGAACTGGTTTCCACCGCTCTTAAAAGGCTGAACCTGTATCAGCTCAGAAAGATGCCTCCCCACCATCTCTCCGGCGGGGAACAGCAGAGACTGGTCATCGCCGGGATACTGGTTTTGGGATCCGAGATTCTTATACTGGATGAGGCCACGTCCATGCTCGACTCGAAGGGGAGGAGAGACATTTTGAGCCTCATCAGGGATCTCAACAGGAGGGAAGGGTTGACGGTTTTGTCCATCACTCACTCTCTCGTCGAGGCGGTCCTCTCAGATCTCGTGCTGGCATTGGACGGGGGGGAGATAATCTTTTGCGGACCTCCACTGGAGTTTCTCTTCAATGACGGGATATTGGAAAGGTTGAAGATCAATCTCCCGGAATTTCTCATCTTGATAAGGAGGCTTGTTGACGAGGGTGTTGATTTGCCGCCTGAAAACGTGGGGATAGAGGGGATAGTCAATGCCCTTGAAAACGTACATGGGGGGATTTAA